TGGTCAAGGGCCAGCCGAAGCCCTACAAGCGCACGCAGGGGCGCTGAGACGCACGCAGGGGCGCTGACCGAGGATCGGATCAGCGCCCCTGCGCAGGTGGTGGTGCGAGCTACTTCTTGAGGAACTCCAGCACGGCCTGGTTCCACTCCTCGGGGTGGCTGACCGTGACGCCGTGCGGGGCGTCCTTCACGACGTGCAGCTCCGAACCGGCGATGGCCTGGTGCGTGCGCGCGCCGGATCCCTCGAACGGCACGGTCGCGTCGCTGTCGCCGTGGATGACGAGCGTCGGCACCGTGACCTTGGTGAGGTCGTCGCGGAAGTCCGTGGTCGCGAACGCGGCCATCGACGCGAGCGCCGCGTGCTTCTTCGACTGGTGCGCGAGCGCGATCGCCTCCTGGCGCTCCGCCTCGGTGACCTTGAGGACGCCGTTCGCGGAGTAGAAGCCGGTCGTGAACTCGTCGTAGAAGGAGTCCTCGTCCTTGGTGAGGCCGGCGGTCATCTCGGCGGCCGCGTCCTTCGTGAGCGGGCCGTCCGGGTTGTCGTCGGTCTTCTCCAGGTACGGCGGCACCGCGGAGGCGAAGACGACGCTGTGCAGGCGCGCCTCGCCGCGGGTGCCGATGTAGCGGGCGATCTCGCCGCCGCCCATCGAGAACCCGACGAGCGTGACGTCGACGAGGTCGAGCTCGGAGAGCACCGCGTCGAGGTCCGACGCGAAGGTGTCGTAGTCGTAGCCCGTGAGCGGCTTGTCGCTGCGGCCGAAGCCGCGGCGGTCGTACGTGATGACGCGGTAGCCGGCGGCCTCGAACGCGGGCACCTGCTTGCTCCAGGACTCCCCGGAGAGCGGCCAGCCGTGGATGAGGACGACGGGGCGGCCCGTGCCCCCGGTGTCGTCGACGTGCAGGTTCGTGTCCTTCAGGAGCCCGTGGTGGGCGGTGATCTCGGTCATGCTGCGGTCCTTCCCTCACTGATGAGTTCGTGCACTACCAATTGCCTTCGGAGCCCGGCGCCGATCGGTGCGGTCTCCGGATCCCCTGCACCCGGCAGCGTGCCGCGGGCAGCAGGATGGACCCATGCCCGAAGCCAACTCCTCCTACCGCGCCGCCCGTGACCTCTTGCAGGAGATGCGCACCGACCGGACATCCGCGGTCGAGCGCTTCCGCTGGCCCGACGTCGGGGACTCCTTCAACTGGGCCGTCGACTGGTTCGACGGCATCGCGCGGGGGAACGACCGGGTGGCGCTGCGCGTCGTGGCGGGCGACGGATCCGAGCGCAGCCTCACCTTCGACGAGATGGCCACGCGCTCCGACCGCGTCGCGACCTGGCTCGTGGGGCTCGGCGTGCGGAAGGGCGACCACGTGATGCTCATGCTCGGCAACCGGGTCGAGCTGTGGGAGACGATGCTCGCGATCATGAAGGCGGGCGCCGTGATCCTGCCCACCTCCACCGTGCTCGGATCCGCGGACCTCACGGACCGCGTGGAGCGCGCGGGCGTGCGCCACGTCATCGCCGACCTGGCGCACACGGCCGTCTTCGACGACGTGCCGGGGGAGTACGCGCGCATCGCGATCGGCGCCGCGAGCGGGACGTCCGTGCCCGCGGGCTGGGCCGACTACCGCGACGCGGACGACGCACCCGCGGACGAGGTCGGCGTCGAGGTCGCCTCCACGGATCCCGCGCTCGTCTACTTCACGTCCGGCACCACGAGCAAGCCGAAGATGGTCGTGCACACGCACGTCTCGTACCCGGTCGGCCACCTCACGACCGCCTACTGGCTGGGGCTCCAGCCCGGCGACGTGCACCTCGCCATCAGCTCGCCCGGCTGGGGCAAGCACGCGTGGAGCTGCTTCTTCGCGCCGTGGATCGCGGAGGCCACCGTCTTCGTGCACGACTACGCGCGCTTCGACGCGCACGCGCTCGTGGAGCAGCTCGACCGCGCCGAGGTCACGACGTTCTGCGCGCCGCCGACCGTCTGGCGCATGCTCATCCAGGCCGGGATCCGCGAGCGGCCGGGGAGGCTGCGGGAGATCATGTCCGCCGGCGAGCCGCTCAACCCCGAGGTCATCGCGCGCATCGAGGAGTGGTGGGGCCTCACGATCCGCGACGGCTACGGCCAGACGGAGACCACGGCCATCGTCGCGAACGCGCCCGGCGATCCCGTCGTGCCGGGCTCCATGGGCACGGCGCTCCCGGGCGTCGACCTCGTCCTCGTGGATCCCGTGACGGGCGCCCCCGCCGACGAGGGCGAGATCTGCCTCGACCTCACCACCCGGCCCGTGAACCTCATGGCCGGGTACCTCGGCGACGAGGCCCGCACGGCCGAGTCGCTGCGGGACGGGTTCTTCCACACGGGGGACGTCGCGCGCCGCGACGCCGACGGGACCATCACGTTCATCGGCCGCACCGACGACATCTTCAAGTCCTCCGACTACAAGGTCTCGCCGTTCGAGGTCGAGAGCGTGCTCATCGAGCACCCGGCGGTCGCGGAGGCCGCGGTCGTGGGCGCGCCCGACGACGTGCGCCTCAACGTCGCGAAGGCGTACGTGCACCTCGCCGCCGGGTGGGAGCCCGACGAGGAGACCGCGCTCGCCGTGCTCAAGCACGCGCGCGAGAAGAGCCCCGCGTTCATGCGCGTGCGCCGCGTGGAGTTCGGCGAGCTGCCGAAGACCGCGTCGGGCAAGATCCGGCGGGTCGAGCTGCGGCAGCGCGAGGTGGCCGCGGCCGACGCCGGCGAGCGCCTCGAGGGCGAGTGGCGCGACGACCAGTTCCCGGGGCTGCGGGCGCGCTGACCGCGCTTCGGCGACGCGGGTCGGCCCGGCCGGCGCCGGCGCCGGTGACGGGAGCGGCGCCCGGCGGCCGGTAGCATCCCGTCATGCCCCTCGCGTCCCCGTCCGCCCTCGAGCCGCGGCGGGCCGCCCGGTGAGGGAGAACCCGTCGTTCGCGCTCGAGGACGTCGCCGAGATCCGCCGCCTCGTGGGCGAGAACCCGTGGGCCACGATCGTCAGCGGCACGGGGGCGGGGCTCGTCGCCTCGCACTACCCGGTGCTGCTGGACCCCGACCGCGACGACCTCACGCTCCTCACCCACGTGGGCCGCCCCGACGAGCGGATCCACGAGCTCGGCCAGCGCGACGGCGCCGACGGCGAGGTGCTCGTCATCGTCCAGGGCCCGCACGGCTACGTGTCGCCCGGCTGGTACGACGCCGACCCCGCCGTGCCCACCTGGAACCACATCAGCGCGCACCTGACCTGCCGCGTCGAGATCCTGTCGCCCGAGGAGAACCTCCGGGTGCTCGGCCAGCTGGTGGACCGCTTCGAGGACCGCATGCCGGAGCCCCGTCGCATGGAGGGCACGGCCGCCGACGCCGCGTACGCCGCCCGGATCAGCGCCGGCACCGTCGGCCTCCGGCTCGTCGCCACGCGCTTCGTCGCCAAGGCCAAGCTCAGCCAGAACAAGCCCGCGCACGTCGTCGAGCGCGTGCTCCACGAGCTCGAGCACGGTGCGGAGTACCCGAATCCGGCGCTCGCGGCGGAGATGCGGCGTGCCGGAGCCCGGGCCGAGGGCGGATCCGCCGGGACCGACGCGTGAGCGGCCTGCTCCTCGCGGGCGGACGCCTGCCCGGATCCGACGCGCCCGTCGACGTGCTCGTGCGCGACGGCGTCATCGCGTCCGTCGGGCCGGCGGGATCCGCGGACGCAGAGGGCGTCGAGACCCGCGCGCTCGACGGCCGCTTCGTCATCCCCGGCCTCTGGGACAACCACGTGCACTTCACGCAGTGGACCAAGGTCTCGCGCCGCCTCGACCTCTCCCGGGCGTCGTCCGCGGCGGAGGCCGTCGGCCTCGTGCGCGACGCGCTCGCGGCCCGCGCGGCGTCCGGCGGACCAGGCGCCGTCACGCGCTCCGGCGCCCCGGAGCCGCTCGTCGGCTACGGCTTCCGCGACGGCCTCTGGCCCGACCTCCCGACCAAGGACCTCCTCGACGCCGTCGCCGGCGACACCCCCGTGCTCCTCGTCTCGGGCGACCTGCACTGCTGCTGGGCGAGCTCGGCCGCGCTCGCGCCGCACGGCTACGGGGACCACCCCACGGGCCTCCTGCGCGAGGACGACTGCTTCGACTTCATGTACCGCGTGGAGGAGGGCGACGCGTCGACCCTCGACGCGCAGGCCGTGCAGGTCGCCCGGGAGGCCGCCCGCCGCGGCGTGGTCGGCGTCGTCGACCTCGAGATCGACTGGAACCCCGACCGCTGGCGCCGCCTCGCCGCCCTCGGCCACGACGCGCTCCGGGTCGAGTTCGGCGTCTGGCCGCAGCACCTCGACCGCGCGCGCGACGAGGGCCTGCGGACCGGCGACGTGCTCGACGGCACGGGCGGCCTCGTCCGCGTCGGACCCGCGAAGGTCGTCACCGACGGATCCCTCAACACCCGCACCGCCTACTGCTTCGACCCGTACCCCGACCTCGACGGCCAGGGCGGCGACGCGCACGGCGGCGCGTGCGGCCAGCTCTCGGTCCCGCCGGAGGAGCTGCGCGGCCTCATGGAGCGCGCCGCGCGCCAGGGGCTGCGGCCCGCGATCCACGCGATCGGCGACCACGCGAACCGTTTCGCGCTCGACGCGTTCGCGCACCTCGACGACCTGCTCGGCGGCGCGCACCGCGACGCCGACGGGCTCGCCGGATCCATCGAGCACGCCCAGCTGCTGACGCACGAGGACGTCGCGCGGTTCGCCGCGCTCGGCGTGGTCGCGAGCGTGCAGCCCGAGCACGCCATGGACGACCGCGACGTCGCCGACGTCTACTGGGCCGGGCGCACCGCGCGCGCCTTCGCGCTCGCCGACCTCCGCGCCGCGGGCACGCGCCTCGCCCTCGGCTCCGACGCGCCCGTCGCGCCGCTGGATCCGTGGGCCACCATGAGCGCCGCCGTCGGCCGGTCGCGCGACGGCCGGGAGCCCTGGCACCCCGAGCAGGCCATCGACCGGGCGGCCGCGCTCGAGGCGTCCGTCCGCACTCGCGTGGCGCCGGGGGAGCGGGCCGACCTCGCGGTCGTGGAGGCGGATCCGCTCGCGGGCGCCACCTCCGCCGACGACCTCCGCGCGATGCGGGTGTCCGCCACGCTCCTCGGCGGCCGCCTCACGCACGACACGCTCGGCGGCTGACCGACAGGAACACCTCGCGGTCGCCGGGCGTTGGGCCCAGCATGAGAGCGATCACCTACACCCGCACGGGTGCCCCCGACGTCCTGCAGCCCGTCGACCGCGACGAGGCATCCCCCGGTCCCGGCGAGGTGCGCGTCCGCGTCGTCGTCTCGGGCGTGAACCCCACCGACTGGAAGTCCCGCGACGGAGGAGCGCCCGGACAGGAGCTGCCGTTCCCCGAGGTCGTCCCGAACCAGGACGGCGCGGGGATCATCGACGCCGTCGGCCCCGACGTCACCGACCTCGCCGTCGGCGACCGCGTCTGGATCATGCTGGCCGCCCACGGCCGCCCCACCGGCACCGCGCAGGAGAAGACGGTCCTCCCCGTCGACCGCGTCGCGCCCCTGCCCGACGGGCTGTCCTTCGACCTCGGCGCGAGCCTCGGCGTCCCCGCGGTCACCGCGCACCGCGCGCTCACCGTCTCCGAGGACGGCCCGTCGCGCCTCGCGCCCGGCGCCCTCGCCGGCAAGCACGTGCTCGTCGCCGGCGGCGCGGGCGCGGTCGGCCACGCGGCCATCCAGCTCGCGCGCTGGGCCGGCGCGACCGTGATCACCACGGTCAGCTCGCCCGAGAAGGCCGCCCTCGCGACGGCCGCCGGCGCGCAGCACGTCGTCGACTACAAGGCGGGCGACGCGGCCGCGGAGATCCAGGCCATCGCGCCCGACGGCGTGGACCTGATCGTCGAGGTCGCCCCGGCGCAGAACGCGGAGCTCAACCAGGCGGTCGCCAAGAACCGGGCGTCGGTCGCCGTGTACGCGAACAACGGCGGCGACACCGTCACCCTGCCCGTCGTCGACAGCTTCGTGAAGAACCTGCGCTACCAGTTCCTGCTGCTCTACACGGTGGGCCAGGAGGCGCTCGACGCCGCCCGCGCCGACATCCACCTCGCCCTCATCGACGGCGCGCTGCCGGTCGGCGAGGAGGCGGGCCTCCCCGTCACGCGGTTCCCGCTCGAGCGCACGGCCGACGCCCACCAGGCGGTCGAGGACGGCGTGACCGGCAAGGTGCTGATCGACGTGACCCCGGCCTGATCCCGAGGGTCCCGGACGACGGATGGCCGCACCGCCCTCGGGCGATGCGGCCATCCGTCTGCCCGGCGCCGGTCGGCGGCCGGTCCGCGCGCTAGTCGGTGCCCGCCACGCGTCGCCGCGTCCGCGTCGGGCGTGCGAGGAGCCGCTGCATCACGAGCGGCGCGAGGGCGCTCGCGTTGAGGCAGGTCGAGACCAGGAACGTGATCGCCAGCAGGTTCGTCGGGATGTCCCACGCGTCGCCGAGGAGGTGCAGCGCGAGCACCGCGAGCGAGACGGCGAGCAGCAGCCACGACGATCCGCGGATCCACCGCGGGGTGCGCGCCCCCGCGAGGGCGACGGCCGCCATGACGGCGGCGTTGGCGATGGCGAGGGCGAGCGGGCCGGTCATGCCGGCCCTCCGCCTCGGGTGCGGTGCGTGATGGCGTGCTCGTGCATGGTGTCGTCCCCCTTCGACGGGCCGGATGGCCTGCCCCCACCCTCCCGCGACGGGAGCGTCGGGTGAAGTCGGCGATATCGGGGACAGGCGTCGGCCCGGGCGCGTCGTCAGGAGGCGCGGACGCGCGGGATGACGCCGGAGAGGTCGAGTCCCACGTCGACCAGCTCGACGCGGCCCGCGAGCGCGCGGCCGTCCCCGCGCATCAGCCCGGGCTTGCCCGCGCCGAACGTGACCGTGACGTCGGCGGGCAGCACGGTCGGATCCGGCACCCGGCCGTCGTCGCAGCCGACGCCGCTCGGGATGTCGCACGCGATCACGGCGGGGCCGCCCTCCGCGGTCACGACGGGCAGCAGCGCGGCGACGACCCTGCGGCCCTCGCCGCGGAGAGCCGGGTCGTCCGTCGCGCCGATGCCGAGGATCCCGTCCACGACGAGCGCCGACGAGCGCGCGATGTCCGCGAGGGTCGCGTCGTCCAGCTCGTCCGCCGACGTGATGGGCACGCCGGCCGCGATGGCCCGAGCTGCACCGTCCTCGTGGATCCGGGACGCCGTGCGGATCACGCCGACCTCGCGCCCCTCGCGGGCGAGCTCGGCCGCCGCCAGCAGCGCGTCGCCGCCGTTGTTCCCGGCGCCGACCAGCACGAGCACGGGACCGACGGGCGCGAGGGTCCGGCACTCGCGGGCGAGCCCCGCGGCCGCGACCCGCATGAGCTGCGCCCCGGCCGCGAGCAGCGGGGCCTCGGCGGCGCGGATGTCGGCGGCCGCGTAGCCGTCGGCGAGCGAGGCGGGTCCGGGTCCGGGCGCGCTCACGGCCGCGCGATCCGCTCCACCAGCAGCTCCGCCCACGCCCGGTACACGCGGCCGTAGAGGGTGTCCTCGGGGTTCGGCGCCGTGAACTCCGGGATCCGCCAGGCCGGGAACGGCACGCTGTCGGCCCGGTCGTGGCGCGCGACGACCTTCCTGGTGCTGCGGTTCAGCGCGTCGGCGTGCCGCCCGACGGGACCCGCGATGAGCGACGGCGTGACGGGCGAGATCTCCAGCGGCGGCACCTCGGTGACGAGCACGAGCGCGCCCTCGGGCATGCGATCCTGCATGCCCGTGATGCACGCGTCGAGCAGCGACTCCCACAGCGGCGTCGGCGTGTACCGGATGGCGTCGCCGATGCCGAGCGCGAGGACGGCCACGTCGGTGCTCGCCCAGGCGGGGAACGCGTC
The genomic region above belongs to Clavibacter phaseoli and contains:
- a CDS encoding alpha/beta fold hydrolase — protein: MTEITAHHGLLKDTNLHVDDTGGTGRPVVLIHGWPLSGESWSKQVPAFEAAGYRVITYDRRGFGRSDKPLTGYDYDTFASDLDAVLSELDLVDVTLVGFSMGGGEIARYIGTRGEARLHSVVFASAVPPYLEKTDDNPDGPLTKDAAAEMTAGLTKDEDSFYDEFTTGFYSANGVLKVTEAERQEAIALAHQSKKHAALASMAAFATTDFRDDLTKVTVPTLVIHGDSDATVPFEGSGARTHQAIAGSELHVVKDAPHGVTVSHPEEWNQAVLEFLKK
- a CDS encoding AMP-binding protein; this encodes MPEANSSYRAARDLLQEMRTDRTSAVERFRWPDVGDSFNWAVDWFDGIARGNDRVALRVVAGDGSERSLTFDEMATRSDRVATWLVGLGVRKGDHVMLMLGNRVELWETMLAIMKAGAVILPTSTVLGSADLTDRVERAGVRHVIADLAHTAVFDDVPGEYARIAIGAASGTSVPAGWADYRDADDAPADEVGVEVASTDPALVYFTSGTTSKPKMVVHTHVSYPVGHLTTAYWLGLQPGDVHLAISSPGWGKHAWSCFFAPWIAEATVFVHDYARFDAHALVEQLDRAEVTTFCAPPTVWRMLIQAGIRERPGRLREIMSAGEPLNPEVIARIEEWWGLTIRDGYGQTETTAIVANAPGDPVVPGSMGTALPGVDLVLVDPVTGAPADEGEICLDLTTRPVNLMAGYLGDEARTAESLRDGFFHTGDVARRDADGTITFIGRTDDIFKSSDYKVSPFEVESVLIEHPAVAEAAVVGAPDDVRLNVAKAYVHLAAGWEPDEETALAVLKHAREKSPAFMRVRRVEFGELPKTASGKIRRVELRQREVAAADAGERLEGEWRDDQFPGLRAR
- a CDS encoding FMN-binding negative transcriptional regulator, with translation MRENPSFALEDVAEIRRLVGENPWATIVSGTGAGLVASHYPVLLDPDRDDLTLLTHVGRPDERIHELGQRDGADGEVLVIVQGPHGYVSPGWYDADPAVPTWNHISAHLTCRVEILSPEENLRVLGQLVDRFEDRMPEPRRMEGTAADAAYAARISAGTVGLRLVATRFVAKAKLSQNKPAHVVERVLHELEHGAEYPNPALAAEMRRAGARAEGGSAGTDA
- a CDS encoding amidohydrolase; protein product: MSGLLLAGGRLPGSDAPVDVLVRDGVIASVGPAGSADAEGVETRALDGRFVIPGLWDNHVHFTQWTKVSRRLDLSRASSAAEAVGLVRDALAARAASGGPGAVTRSGAPEPLVGYGFRDGLWPDLPTKDLLDAVAGDTPVLLVSGDLHCCWASSAALAPHGYGDHPTGLLREDDCFDFMYRVEEGDASTLDAQAVQVAREAARRGVVGVVDLEIDWNPDRWRRLAALGHDALRVEFGVWPQHLDRARDEGLRTGDVLDGTGGLVRVGPAKVVTDGSLNTRTAYCFDPYPDLDGQGGDAHGGACGQLSVPPEELRGLMERAARQGLRPAIHAIGDHANRFALDAFAHLDDLLGGAHRDADGLAGSIEHAQLLTHEDVARFAALGVVASVQPEHAMDDRDVADVYWAGRTARAFALADLRAAGTRLALGSDAPVAPLDPWATMSAAVGRSRDGREPWHPEQAIDRAAALEASVRTRVAPGERADLAVVEADPLAGATSADDLRAMRVSATLLGGRLTHDTLGG
- a CDS encoding NADPH:quinone reductase; the protein is MRAITYTRTGAPDVLQPVDRDEASPGPGEVRVRVVVSGVNPTDWKSRDGGAPGQELPFPEVVPNQDGAGIIDAVGPDVTDLAVGDRVWIMLAAHGRPTGTAQEKTVLPVDRVAPLPDGLSFDLGASLGVPAVTAHRALTVSEDGPSRLAPGALAGKHVLVAGGAGAVGHAAIQLARWAGATVITTVSSPEKAALATAAGAQHVVDYKAGDAAAEIQAIAPDGVDLIVEVAPAQNAELNQAVAKNRASVAVYANNGGDTVTLPVVDSFVKNLRYQFLLLYTVGQEALDAARADIHLALIDGALPVGEEAGLPVTRFPLERTADAHQAVEDGVTGKVLIDVTPA
- a CDS encoding NAD(P)H-hydrate epimerase; this encodes MSAPGPGPASLADGYAAADIRAAEAPLLAAGAQLMRVAAAGLARECRTLAPVGPVLVLVGAGNNGGDALLAAAELAREGREVGVIRTASRIHEDGAARAIAAGVPITSADELDDATLADIARSSALVVDGILGIGATDDPALRGEGRRVVAALLPVVTAEGGPAVIACDIPSGVGCDDGRVPDPTVLPADVTVTFGAGKPGLMRGDGRALAGRVELVDVGLDLSGVIPRVRAS
- a CDS encoding esterase, with the translated sequence MTGAPPSDDDPGRADPADPHDAPAAQHAPGSRALSAGPLASLRSATIGRLQYRVLYREMRRATFPRDSPTGSLPGPDPYGLAVVGEGTAVGYQTVSHDLGVAGQVAHKLAVRTGRGVFWSVQSFPDFTVRSWRAGLDAFPAWASTDVAVLALGIGDAIRYTPTPLWESLLDACITGMQDRMPEGALVLVTEVPPLEISPVTPSLIAGPVGRHADALNRSTRKVVARHDRADSVPFPAWRIPEFTAPNPEDTLYGRVYRAWAELLVERIARP